A genomic window from Nocardioides sp. BP30 includes:
- a CDS encoding bifunctional YncE family protein/alkaline phosphatase family protein, with the protein MHVTRQRRRPEGLSAFHGALRGKRLRLLAAGGVALALATGGIATASTVGFGNHTVGSTYSDGSVQVSADQTINPLGDRLMTPFGKIMGSTISPNGHILATTSTDHSVDVQMFDLDTYAPVSAAGTAPLGDAKTANTFLNAAANAGFPSMTYLNTPAGQTSANTCTPGGTSSDGTIGQGNPTFSPDGTKLWVPVACGFDVYTVDATGNLSAPSTYFLPVVTAAHPIVTSTANPFATTTTELPLTAGSVFGPDGHLYAALNGQDAVDEIDPSNGSVLAQWKVGVAPRQLSFVGGKLYVTNEGGAANPTGTTMQSYGSTVAANGTTGSATGGTVSVIDPTVATGVAATITVGRHPTATYTDGTTLYVANTDEDTVSVIDPTTNAVVQTISTQPWVNASDRGKDRGTAVGYEPDSIDIVNGHLLVSLGRADAIEVFALGSSAQDPVSEIGLVPTDYYPSGVFTDAAGRVVVANRRGVDARGPKLSFSGGLNTNTAIGHGTHATTASLTRFTWPTDAAIKADTATVFQQNGWSADPSMSTTQKVTTCKTVQVKVKLTKKELKKAKKKAKRHHKKHFKHYKYVDRRVCSTKNVTVPSANPVPTQIGQASSKIKHVFLIVKENRTYDQLFGDLKQGNGDPTLAQFGQEVTPNQHALATQFGLYDNTYDIGTNSAEGHNWMMMGDNPEYTESSAGEYTRSYDTEEDVLGHQRSGFLWSAIQAAGGTARNYGEYEYGEGKPAGSTWQQYYCAATAYDANADATQLTTGPLAGAHYGSVIPSLNAISDPSSPAFDTSIPDIFREAVWEQDFDKQVAGAGGADKAVPNFNMMWFSSDHTSGQASPEAQVADNDLAVGRVVDKISHSAIWKDSVIFVAEDDSQAGADHVDGHRAPIQVISPWAQHGKVVDTYYSQISMVRTIEQILGAQPLNEKVAAATPMYGAFTTTPNNAPFDAVANQVPLTEGLAGGTPACGNDTLGKTGAAAKALQKKEAAATDVPTAEQAVANEWDTWANQQHLAGAMAIADYANPDLMNRYTWYRAHDWSTPYPGDAQIYAPSQVPGANVPNADTDH; encoded by the coding sequence ATGCACGTCACGCGTCAGCGCCGGCGTCCTGAGGGTCTCTCGGCCTTCCACGGCGCCCTGAGAGGCAAGCGCCTGCGCCTCCTCGCGGCAGGCGGCGTCGCACTCGCGCTCGCGACCGGTGGCATCGCCACCGCGTCGACGGTCGGGTTCGGCAACCACACCGTCGGGTCGACCTACTCCGACGGCAGCGTCCAGGTCTCCGCCGACCAGACGATCAACCCCCTCGGGGACCGCCTCATGACGCCGTTCGGCAAGATCATGGGCTCGACCATCAGTCCCAACGGACACATCCTGGCGACGACCAGCACCGATCACTCCGTCGACGTCCAGATGTTCGACCTGGACACCTACGCGCCCGTCTCCGCCGCCGGCACGGCTCCGCTGGGCGATGCGAAGACCGCCAACACCTTCCTGAACGCGGCGGCGAACGCCGGCTTCCCCTCGATGACCTACCTCAACACGCCTGCCGGTCAGACCAGCGCCAACACCTGCACGCCGGGCGGCACGAGCTCCGACGGCACGATCGGCCAGGGCAACCCGACCTTCTCCCCCGACGGCACCAAGCTGTGGGTTCCGGTCGCCTGCGGCTTCGACGTCTACACGGTCGACGCGACCGGCAACCTCAGCGCGCCGAGCACGTACTTCCTGCCCGTCGTCACCGCCGCGCACCCGATCGTCACCAGCACCGCCAACCCGTTCGCCACCACCACGACCGAGCTGCCGCTGACGGCCGGATCCGTCTTCGGCCCCGACGGCCACCTGTACGCGGCGCTCAACGGCCAGGATGCGGTCGACGAGATCGACCCCTCCAACGGTTCGGTGCTCGCCCAGTGGAAGGTCGGCGTTGCTCCGCGCCAGCTGTCCTTCGTCGGCGGCAAGCTCTACGTCACCAACGAGGGCGGCGCGGCGAACCCGACCGGCACCACCATGCAGTCCTACGGCTCGACGGTCGCCGCGAACGGCACCACCGGCTCGGCCACGGGCGGAACCGTCTCGGTGATCGACCCGACCGTCGCCACGGGTGTCGCGGCGACCATCACCGTCGGACGTCACCCGACGGCGACGTACACCGACGGCACGACCCTCTACGTCGCGAACACCGACGAGGACACCGTCTCGGTGATCGACCCGACCACGAACGCCGTCGTCCAGACGATCAGCACCCAGCCCTGGGTCAATGCCAGCGACCGGGGCAAGGACCGCGGCACGGCGGTCGGCTATGAGCCCGACTCGATCGACATCGTCAACGGCCACCTGCTGGTCTCCCTGGGCCGGGCCGACGCCATCGAGGTCTTCGCGCTCGGGTCGAGCGCCCAGGACCCGGTGAGCGAGATCGGGCTGGTGCCCACCGACTATTACCCCTCGGGCGTCTTCACCGACGCCGCCGGCCGGGTCGTGGTCGCCAACCGCCGCGGCGTCGACGCGCGCGGCCCGAAGCTCAGCTTCAGCGGGGGTCTCAACACCAACACGGCGATCGGGCACGGCACGCACGCCACCACCGCTTCGCTGACCCGCTTCACCTGGCCGACCGACGCCGCGATCAAGGCCGACACGGCGACGGTGTTCCAGCAGAACGGCTGGAGCGCCGACCCGTCGATGAGCACGACCCAGAAGGTCACCACCTGCAAGACGGTCCAGGTCAAGGTGAAGCTCACGAAGAAGGAGCTGAAGAAGGCCAAGAAGAAGGCGAAGAGGCACCACAAGAAGCACTTCAAGCACTACAAGTACGTCGACCGGCGGGTCTGCTCCACCAAGAACGTCACGGTGCCCAGCGCCAACCCGGTGCCGACCCAGATCGGCCAGGCGTCCTCGAAGATCAAGCACGTCTTCCTGATCGTCAAGGAGAACCGCACCTACGACCAGCTCTTCGGTGACCTCAAGCAGGGCAACGGCGACCCCACGCTGGCGCAGTTCGGCCAGGAGGTCACCCCGAACCAGCACGCCCTCGCGACCCAGTTCGGGCTTTACGACAACACCTACGACATCGGCACCAACTCGGCCGAGGGTCACAACTGGATGATGATGGGCGACAACCCGGAGTACACCGAGTCCTCGGCCGGGGAGTACACCCGCTCCTACGACACCGAGGAGGACGTGCTCGGCCACCAGCGCTCCGGCTTCCTGTGGAGCGCGATCCAGGCGGCCGGCGGCACGGCGCGCAACTACGGTGAGTACGAGTACGGCGAGGGCAAGCCGGCCGGCTCCACGTGGCAGCAGTACTACTGCGCCGCGACGGCGTACGACGCGAACGCCGACGCCACGCAGCTCACCACGGGCCCGCTCGCCGGTGCCCACTACGGCTCGGTCATCCCCTCGCTCAACGCGATCAGCGACCCCTCGTCGCCGGCGTTCGACACCTCGATCCCCGACATCTTCCGCGAGGCGGTCTGGGAGCAGGACTTCGACAAGCAGGTCGCCGGCGCGGGCGGTGCCGACAAGGCCGTGCCGAACTTCAACATGATGTGGTTCTCCAGCGACCACACCAGCGGTCAGGCGAGCCCGGAGGCGCAGGTCGCCGACAACGACCTCGCCGTGGGCCGGGTCGTCGACAAGATCTCGCACTCGGCGATCTGGAAGGACTCGGTCATCTTCGTCGCCGAGGACGACAGCCAGGCAGGCGCTGACCACGTCGACGGTCACCGGGCCCCGATCCAGGTCATCAGCCCCTGGGCGCAGCACGGCAAGGTGGTCGACACCTACTACTCGCAGATCAGCATGGTCCGCACGATCGAGCAGATCCTGGGTGCCCAGCCGCTGAACGAGAAGGTGGCCGCCGCGACCCCGATGTACGGCGCCTTCACCACCACGCCGAACAACGCGCCCTTCGACGCGGTCGCCAACCAGGTGCCGCTCACCGAGGGCCTCGCCGGTGGCACCCCGGCGTGCGGCAACGACACCCTCGGCAAGACGGGTGCCGCTGCCAAGGCCCTGCAGAAGAAGGAGGCGGCGGCCACCGACGTGCCCACCGCCGAGCAGGCCGTCGCCAACGAGTGGGACACCTGGGCGAACCAGCAGCACCTCGCCGGTGCCATGGCGATCGCCGACTACGCCAACCCGGATCTGATGAACCGCTACACCTGGTACCGGGCGCACGACTGGAGCACGCCCTACCCCGGCGACGCGCAGATCTACGCGCCGTCGCAGGTCCCGGGGGCCAACGTGCCGAACGCCGACACCGACCACTGA
- a CDS encoding LysR family transcriptional regulator: MDELRHIDWNLIPALDALLQERNVSRAARRLSISQSAASGALARLRRHFGDDLLDRQGNGYVLTPLAQLLVGPAREAVGGVQDLMGSAGSFDAHATTREFVVVASEYGQTLFGAALIRRLRTAAPHARLAFRGMSSTGTEGDWFSKVDGWIGPRDVMPDKPSSGLFSDRWVCIVDRDNTAVGEELPLSSAYAHTWVLPTVSKHRDLPWRKRLLDHGIDLNIAVTTESFGAVPYLVAGTESVGLVQAALLDRLGAAAAGVRMLECPWIMPPLAFTLWWHENREHDLAHAWFRQQVADCMSDAAAPDPGSG; encoded by the coding sequence ATGGACGAGTTGCGCCATATCGACTGGAACCTCATTCCCGCGCTCGACGCCCTTCTGCAGGAGCGGAATGTCAGCAGAGCCGCGCGCCGGCTCTCGATCAGCCAGTCCGCGGCGAGCGGGGCGTTGGCCCGTCTGCGCCGTCACTTCGGCGACGACCTGCTCGATCGTCAGGGCAACGGCTACGTCCTCACGCCGCTGGCCCAGCTCCTGGTGGGACCGGCGCGTGAGGCAGTGGGCGGCGTCCAGGACCTGATGGGCTCGGCCGGCTCGTTCGACGCTCACGCCACCACCCGCGAGTTCGTCGTCGTCGCCAGCGAGTACGGTCAGACCCTCTTCGGGGCGGCGTTGATCCGTCGCCTCCGGACGGCGGCGCCGCACGCGCGGCTGGCCTTCCGCGGGATGTCCTCGACCGGCACGGAGGGCGACTGGTTCTCGAAGGTCGACGGCTGGATCGGACCCCGGGATGTGATGCCGGACAAGCCTTCCTCCGGCCTGTTCAGCGATCGTTGGGTGTGCATCGTCGACCGGGATAACACCGCCGTCGGCGAGGAGCTGCCGCTCAGCAGCGCCTACGCGCACACCTGGGTGCTGCCGACCGTCAGCAAGCATCGCGACCTGCCCTGGCGCAAGCGCCTCCTCGATCACGGGATCGACCTCAACATCGCCGTCACCACCGAGAGCTTCGGCGCGGTCCCCTACCTCGTCGCCGGCACCGAGAGCGTCGGCCTGGTCCAGGCGGCGCTGCTGGACCGGCTGGGGGCGGCTGCCGCCGGCGTACGGATGCTCGAGTGCCCGTGGATCATGCCTCCCCTGGCCTTCACGCTGTGGTGGCACGAGAACCGTGAGCACGATCTCGCGCACGCGTGGTTCCGTCAGCAGGTCGCCGATTGCATGAGCGACGCAGCGGCACCAGATCCCGGCTCAGGGTAG